Proteins co-encoded in one Bradyrhizobium sp. 170 genomic window:
- a CDS encoding ABC transporter permease — MEIQFDDNIKRARFPLLTWVTSRQAFWVSVAVILACIFLSFATNSFATSNNIFNVTRNFTFVAIIALGMTIVIITGGIDLSVGSVLCLCSMILAVVMHAGYSIEVGIAASLATALVIGAINGVLIAYLGIPPFVVTLGMLSIARSLAMVASNNTVVFQFGPDHDKLLFLGGGAWLFGIANPVLFMLALALLTGFVLHYTRFGRYVFAIGGNEHAAIVTGVPVRRTKLAVYMISALSAGIAGIIQTGWLGAVTTNLGSGMELQVIAAAVIGGANLAGGIGTAFGALIGSALIEVIRNSLGLLGVSAFWQGTFIGSFIIIAVTFDRLRNYRSSE, encoded by the coding sequence ATGGAAATTCAGTTCGACGACAACATCAAGCGCGCCAGGTTCCCGCTGCTCACCTGGGTGACCTCGCGACAGGCCTTCTGGGTCTCGGTCGCGGTCATCCTGGCCTGTATTTTTCTGTCGTTCGCGACCAACTCGTTTGCGACCTCGAACAACATCTTCAACGTAACCCGCAACTTCACCTTCGTTGCGATCATCGCGCTCGGGATGACGATCGTGATCATCACCGGCGGCATCGATCTTTCGGTCGGTTCGGTGCTGTGCCTGTGCAGCATGATACTCGCGGTCGTGATGCATGCCGGTTACAGCATCGAGGTCGGCATCGCCGCCTCGCTTGCCACCGCGCTGGTGATCGGTGCGATCAACGGTGTGCTGATCGCCTATCTGGGTATTCCGCCGTTTGTGGTCACGCTGGGCATGCTGTCGATCGCGCGCAGTCTGGCGATGGTCGCCTCCAACAACACCGTGGTGTTCCAGTTCGGTCCGGATCACGACAAGCTGCTGTTCCTCGGCGGCGGCGCCTGGCTGTTCGGGATCGCCAACCCCGTGCTCTTCATGCTCGCGCTGGCGCTGCTGACCGGTTTTGTGCTGCACTACACTCGATTTGGCCGCTACGTATTCGCGATCGGCGGCAACGAGCACGCCGCCATCGTGACCGGCGTGCCGGTGCGGCGCACCAAGCTCGCCGTCTACATGATATCCGCGCTCTCGGCCGGCATTGCCGGCATAATCCAAACCGGTTGGCTCGGGGCCGTCACCACCAATCTCGGATCGGGCATGGAACTGCAGGTGATCGCGGCGGCGGTGATCGGCGGTGCCAATCTCGCCGGCGGAATTGGCACTGCCTTCGGCGCCCTGATCGGTTCGGCGCTGATCGAGGTGATCCGCAACAGTCTCGGGCTGTTGGGGGTCAGCGCATTCTGGCAGGGCACCTTTATCGGCTCGTTCATCATCATTGCGGTGACCTTCGACCGGCTGCGGAATTACCGGTCGTCGGAATGA
- a CDS encoding NAD(P)-dependent oxidoreductase produces the protein MTGKRVVFTGGTGKAGRHVLPHLKSKGYDLLNVDLKPFDHPGIGTLIADLTDSGQAFNALTTHFGFDRFEAGKPPVAPDAVVHFAAIPRVLIEPDNETFRVNTISTYNVIEAAAKLGVRKIVIASSETTYGVCFAEGDKDFRSFPLEEDYDTDPMDSYGLSKVVNEKTARAFAMRYGIDVYALRIANVIEPHEYDMFPGFLANLPSRKRNAWGYIDARDLGEIVHLAIQKDGLGFQVFNAVNDTVTANIPTREVLRTYCPNVPLTRELGDYDAPLSNRKAREVLGFREAHNWRKYVKAG, from the coding sequence ATGACAGGCAAGCGTGTGGTATTTACCGGGGGAACCGGCAAGGCCGGCAGGCACGTGCTGCCGCACCTGAAGAGCAAGGGTTACGACCTTCTCAATGTCGATCTCAAGCCGTTCGATCACCCCGGCATCGGCACCCTGATCGCCGATCTGACGGACAGCGGCCAGGCCTTCAACGCCCTGACCACGCATTTCGGCTTCGACCGTTTCGAAGCCGGCAAGCCGCCGGTAGCGCCTGACGCCGTCGTGCATTTTGCCGCAATACCGCGGGTACTGATCGAGCCGGATAACGAGACGTTTCGCGTCAACACGATCAGCACCTACAATGTCATCGAGGCCGCGGCAAAGCTCGGCGTCCGCAAGATCGTGATCGCCTCCAGCGAGACCACCTACGGTGTCTGTTTTGCCGAAGGCGACAAGGATTTCAGAAGTTTCCCGCTCGAGGAAGACTACGACACCGATCCCATGGACTCTTACGGGCTATCCAAGGTCGTCAATGAAAAGACCGCGCGCGCCTTCGCCATGCGCTACGGCATCGACGTCTATGCGCTGCGGATCGCGAACGTCATCGAGCCGCATGAATACGACATGTTTCCCGGCTTCCTGGCCAATCTGCCGTCGCGAAAACGCAATGCCTGGGGCTATATCGACGCCCGCGACCTCGGTGAGATCGTGCATCTGGCGATCCAGAAGGACGGGCTCGGCTTTCAGGTCTTCAATGCTGTCAACGACACCGTCACCGCCAACATTCCGACCCGCGAGGTACTGAGAACCTATTGTCCCAACGTCCCGCTCACCCGCGAGCTCGGCGATTACGACGCGCCGCTCTCGAACCGGAAGGCGCGCGAGGTGCTGGGATTCAGGGAGGCGCACAACTGGCGGAAATACGTCAAGGCCGGATAG
- a CDS encoding MaoC family dehydratase N-terminal domain-containing protein: MTEALNLDHLRQWIGRSTEATDIVTAQLVKGLRATLFQDIGEPTTGDPAPWTTHWCLAQPVFPMSQLGPDGHPTRGGFLPPVPLPRRMWAGGEIEFIEPLRVGDETTRTSRISDVTMKTGSTGVLCFVSVEHTITTPRGTAIRERQDIVYRDMGGAAPAASAKAPPPPPPVAKHRESHVSDPVLLFRYSALTFNGHRIHYDRDYVTKVEGYPGLIFHGPLQAALIVEFAAKLHGDSAPKKFSYRGVQPLFEGGEFSINANETSAGMELWIANAEGQPTMKGTATW, translated from the coding sequence ATGACAGAAGCTCTAAACCTCGATCATCTGCGCCAATGGATCGGCCGCAGCACCGAAGCGACCGACATCGTCACCGCGCAGCTCGTGAAGGGCCTGCGCGCCACGCTGTTCCAGGACATCGGCGAACCCACGACAGGCGACCCCGCGCCGTGGACCACGCATTGGTGCCTGGCGCAGCCGGTATTTCCGATGTCGCAGCTCGGCCCCGACGGCCACCCCACCCGCGGCGGCTTCCTGCCGCCGGTGCCGCTGCCGCGCCGGATGTGGGCCGGCGGCGAAATCGAATTCATCGAGCCCCTGCGCGTCGGCGACGAGACGACGCGCACCTCGCGGATATCAGACGTGACGATGAAGACCGGCTCGACCGGCGTGCTGTGCTTCGTCTCCGTCGAACACACGATTACGACGCCGCGCGGCACAGCGATCCGCGAACGGCAGGACATCGTCTATCGCGACATGGGTGGCGCGGCGCCAGCCGCATCAGCCAAGGCCCCTCCACCGCCGCCGCCCGTCGCAAAGCATCGCGAAAGCCACGTCAGCGATCCCGTACTGCTGTTTCGCTACTCGGCGCTGACCTTCAACGGCCACCGCATCCATTACGACCGAGACTACGTCACCAAGGTCGAGGGTTATCCGGGCCTGATCTTCCACGGCCCGCTGCAGGCGGCGCTGATCGTCGAGTTCGCCGCAAAGCTTCACGGTGACTCGGCGCCGAAAAAGTTCAGCTATCGCGGCGTGCAGCCCTTGTTCGAAGGCGGCGAGTTCTCGATCAACGCCAACGAAACCAGCGCCGGCATGGAACTGTGGATCGCCAATGCCGAGGGCCAGCCGACGATGAAGGGCACGGCGACGTGGTGA
- a CDS encoding CaiB/BaiF CoA-transferase family protein: MLPLEGLIVVSVEQAVAAPFCSSRLADAGAHVVKVERPEGDFARGYDAAAKGQSSYFVWLNRGKNSVVIDLATKEGRAALEELIASADVLLQNLKPGSMDKLGFSLERLRKDYPALICCTISGYGDDGPYADRKAYDLLIQAESGLASITGGPEGPSRVGISVVDIATGATAHASILEALIARGRTGKGADIRISMFDVMADWMAVPLINSEAGNPPKRMALAHPSIAPYGVFNSRDGKGILISIQSEREWKKLCAEVLDQPDLPNDPRFANMVERVRNRSLTDKTVADSFASMTRVDLLKRLDAADIAFAEVNTMADLAVHPHLRRIEVDTPKGKVSYAAPAAIFVGEDRHYGAVPGIGDHVELPKAPHVQSHQS, encoded by the coding sequence ATGTTGCCGTTAGAGGGATTGATCGTCGTCTCCGTCGAACAGGCGGTCGCAGCACCGTTCTGCAGCTCCAGGCTTGCCGATGCCGGCGCGCATGTCGTCAAGGTCGAGCGGCCCGAAGGCGATTTCGCCCGCGGCTATGATGCGGCAGCCAAGGGCCAGAGCAGCTATTTCGTCTGGCTCAACCGCGGCAAGAATTCCGTGGTGATCGATCTCGCCACCAAAGAGGGCCGCGCCGCGCTGGAAGAGCTGATCGCGAGCGCGGACGTGCTGCTGCAGAACCTCAAGCCGGGCTCGATGGACAAGCTCGGCTTCTCGCTGGAGCGCCTGCGAAAAGATTATCCGGCGCTGATCTGTTGCACCATTTCGGGCTATGGCGATGACGGTCCTTATGCCGATCGCAAGGCCTACGATCTCTTGATCCAGGCCGAGAGCGGGCTGGCCTCGATCACCGGCGGGCCGGAAGGGCCGTCGCGGGTCGGCATCTCCGTCGTCGATATCGCGACCGGCGCCACCGCGCATGCATCCATCCTGGAAGCGCTGATCGCGCGCGGACGCACCGGTAAGGGCGCGGACATCAGGATCTCGATGTTCGACGTGATGGCCGACTGGATGGCGGTGCCGCTGATCAATTCGGAAGCCGGCAATCCGCCGAAGCGGATGGCGCTGGCCCATCCCTCGATCGCGCCCTACGGCGTGTTCAATTCCAGGGATGGCAAGGGCATCTTGATCTCGATCCAGAGCGAGCGCGAATGGAAGAAGCTCTGCGCCGAGGTGCTGGATCAACCCGACCTTCCCAATGATCCCCGCTTCGCCAACATGGTCGAGCGCGTGCGCAACCGTTCACTCACCGACAAGACGGTGGCCGACAGTTTTGCCTCGATGACGCGGGTCGATCTGCTCAAGCGCCTGGACGCCGCTGATATTGCGTTTGCCGAGGTGAACACCATGGCCGATCTCGCCGTGCATCCGCATCTGCGCCGCATCGAAGTTGATACGCCGAAGGGCAAGGTAAGTTACGCCGCGCCGGCCGCGATCTTCGTCGGTGAGGACAGGCACTATGGCGCCGTGCCCGGGATCGGCGACCACGTTGAACTTCCCAAAGCTCCTCATGTCCAGAGCCACCAGTCATGA
- a CDS encoding acyl-CoA dehydrogenase family protein yields MTAQEQQDEFHDIRDAVAKLCAQFPGEYWRKLDRQMAYPKEFVDALTEAGYLSVLIPEEYGGSGLKLSAAAAILEEIQRAGCNGGGCHAQMYTMGTVLRHGNDAQKAKYLPGIASGKLRLQAFGVTEPTSGTDTSSLKTVAKRDGDHYIVNGQKIWTSRAEHSDLMILLARTTPKEQAKKRTDGLSVFIVDMREAKGNGLEIRPIRTMMNHATTEVFFTDMRVPAENLIGDEGKGFRYILSGMNAERILIAAECIGDAKWFIAKATNYAKERAVFGRPIGQNQGIQFPIAKAYAAMRAAELMVKEATRKYEAGLDCGAEANMAKMLAADASWEAANACVQTHGGFGFAEEYDVERKFRETRLYQVAPISTNLILSYVAEHVLGLPRSY; encoded by the coding sequence ATGACCGCACAAGAACAACAAGACGAATTCCACGACATCCGCGACGCCGTCGCAAAGCTTTGCGCCCAGTTCCCCGGCGAATACTGGCGCAAGCTGGACCGCCAGATGGCGTACCCGAAGGAGTTCGTCGACGCGCTGACGGAGGCCGGTTACCTCTCGGTCTTGATCCCCGAGGAGTATGGCGGCTCCGGGCTGAAGCTCTCGGCCGCGGCCGCGATCCTGGAGGAGATCCAGCGCGCGGGCTGCAACGGCGGCGGCTGCCACGCCCAGATGTACACCATGGGCACCGTGCTGCGGCACGGCAACGATGCCCAGAAGGCAAAGTATCTGCCCGGGATCGCCAGCGGCAAATTGCGGCTGCAGGCCTTTGGCGTCACCGAGCCGACCAGCGGCACCGATACGTCCTCACTGAAGACGGTCGCCAAGCGCGACGGCGACCACTACATCGTCAACGGCCAGAAGATCTGGACCAGCCGTGCCGAGCATTCCGACCTGATGATCCTCCTCGCGCGCACCACGCCGAAGGAACAGGCGAAGAAGCGTACCGATGGTTTGTCCGTGTTCATCGTCGACATGCGCGAGGCCAAGGGCAACGGCCTCGAAATCCGCCCGATCCGCACCATGATGAACCACGCCACCACCGAAGTGTTCTTCACCGACATGCGGGTGCCGGCCGAAAACCTGATCGGCGATGAAGGCAAGGGCTTTCGCTACATCCTGTCAGGCATGAACGCCGAGCGCATCCTCATTGCGGCCGAATGCATCGGCGACGCCAAATGGTTCATCGCAAAGGCCACCAACTATGCCAAGGAGCGCGCCGTGTTCGGCCGCCCGATCGGCCAGAACCAAGGCATCCAGTTCCCGATCGCAAAGGCCTACGCCGCGATGCGCGCGGCCGAGCTGATGGTCAAGGAAGCCACCCGAAAATACGAAGCCGGGCTCGATTGCGGCGCCGAGGCCAACATGGCCAAGATGCTGGCGGCTGACGCCTCCTGGGAAGCGGCCAATGCCTGCGTGCAGACCCATGGCGGCTTCGGCTTTGCGGAAGAATACGACGTCGAGCGCAAGTTCCGCGAAACGCGGCTGTATCAAGTTGCGCCGATCTCGACCAATCTGATCTTGTCCTACGTCGCCGAGCATGTGCTCGGCCTGCCCCGCTCCTACTGA
- a CDS encoding LysR substrate-binding domain-containing protein gives MDIRQLRTFSCVAELGSLSKASDTLRVAQPALSRQIKLLEHELRAELFTRNGRGMVLTDAGRLLLARTAGIVRQIDQVRDEIQSSGGPPSGRVVLGLVPTVSCVISARLARRTVDRYPGISLCIVESYSGHLMEWLHRGEMDLALIYGPSSDLHLTVQSLGRDPIVAVGPRGSGLSQKKQVEIGWLLRQRLVLPSHSHGLRALIEQAAAKKKLKLDVKLEADSFRVLTSLVEEGLGYTLLPPSSVRHEVASGRLETAAISKPSPMRELTLASPIDHPGSTAITLVSELLRSELTACREEGLWDIKLA, from the coding sequence ATGGATATCAGGCAGCTCAGGACCTTCAGTTGCGTGGCGGAGCTCGGCAGCCTCAGCAAGGCCTCCGACACGCTGCGGGTGGCGCAGCCGGCGCTGAGCCGCCAGATCAAGCTGCTCGAGCATGAACTGCGGGCCGAGCTGTTTACGCGGAACGGCCGCGGCATGGTGCTGACCGATGCCGGCCGGCTGCTGCTGGCGCGAACCGCCGGCATCGTCCGGCAGATCGACCAGGTGCGCGACGAGATCCAGTCCTCGGGCGGCCCGCCCTCGGGCCGCGTCGTGCTCGGGCTGGTGCCGACGGTGAGCTGCGTGATTTCGGCGCGGCTCGCCCGGCGCACCGTCGACAGATATCCGGGCATTTCGCTCTGCATCGTCGAAAGCTACAGCGGCCATCTGATGGAATGGCTGCACCGCGGCGAAATGGATCTGGCGCTGATCTACGGGCCGTCGAGCGACCTGCATCTGACCGTGCAGAGCCTCGGCCGCGATCCCATCGTCGCCGTGGGGCCGCGCGGCAGCGGGCTGTCGCAGAAGAAGCAGGTCGAGATCGGCTGGCTGCTGCGCCAACGCCTGGTGCTGCCCAGTCATTCGCACGGCCTCCGGGCGCTGATCGAGCAGGCGGCGGCGAAGAAGAAACTGAAACTCGACGTTAAGCTGGAAGCGGATTCGTTTCGGGTGCTGACCAGCCTCGTCGAGGAGGGGTTGGGATACACGCTGCTGCCGCCTTCTTCGGTGCGCCACGAAGTAGCCTCCGGCCGGCTGGAAACGGCTGCGATATCAAAACCGTCGCCGATGCGCGAACTGACCCTTGCTTCTCCCATCGACCATCCCGGCTCGACTGCGATCACGCTCGTGAGCGAGCTGCTCCGCAGCGAACTGACCGCCTGCCGCGAAGAGGGCCTCTGGGACATCAAGCTCGCCTGA
- a CDS encoding PRC-barrel domain-containing protein translates to MARATAHPDHQCISSEDIHGTEVYEAGGKNIGEIDHLIIDKVSGRVAYAVMSFGGFVGLGHSHYPIPWGALTYDTSLGGFRTSITEQQLKDAPEFSDDSWQDRDWEARTHQYYGTPTYWDAQRGL, encoded by the coding sequence ATGGCCCGCGCAACAGCCCATCCGGATCATCAATGCATCTCAAGCGAAGACATTCATGGAACCGAGGTTTATGAAGCAGGTGGAAAGAATATCGGTGAGATTGATCACCTCATTATCGACAAGGTGTCGGGTCGGGTGGCCTATGCCGTCATGAGCTTTGGCGGATTTGTTGGGTTAGGCCACAGCCATTACCCGATCCCCTGGGGCGCTCTGACATATGATACGTCGCTTGGTGGTTTTCGAACCAGTATCACCGAGCAACAGCTCAAGGATGCGCCTGAGTTCAGTGATGACTCCTGGCAGGATAGAGACTGGGAAGCGCGCACCCATCAGTATTATGGGACGCCTACGTACTGGGACGCGCAACGCGGCCTATAG
- a CDS encoding complex I NDUFA9 subunit family protein — protein sequence MTSRKVTVFGGTGFLGRRVVQHLLDHGFEVRVASRHPERGAQVFRDRSSRLEVVKADVGYDGSVISAVAGAFAVVNAVSLYVERGSDTFRSVHVEAAARVAKYSRGSGVQRLAHVSGIGADAQSHSSYIRSRGEGESAVRAAFSGATIIRPSAMFGPDDAFLIPLMKMLRMFPVFPMFGRGQTALQPAYVEDVGEAIARCFNAAEPAMIYELAGPNTYTYRELLQAICNYLNIRRVLAPMPITVWKMLAFAGEFLPATPVTSNQVELMTQDNVASGRHPGFDALGIEPRDIEIVLASARQG from the coding sequence ATGACTAGCCGAAAAGTGACTGTCTTTGGCGGTACCGGCTTTTTGGGCCGGCGCGTCGTACAACACCTTTTGGACCACGGTTTCGAGGTCAGGGTTGCGTCACGGCATCCAGAGCGGGGAGCTCAGGTCTTTCGCGATAGGTCATCGAGACTGGAGGTTGTTAAAGCCGATGTCGGCTACGATGGATCGGTGATTAGCGCTGTCGCTGGCGCTTTCGCTGTCGTCAACGCCGTAAGCCTCTATGTCGAGCGCGGCAGCGACACGTTTCGTTCCGTGCACGTCGAAGCTGCTGCGAGAGTGGCAAAATATTCACGAGGATCAGGCGTGCAGCGCCTGGCCCACGTTTCCGGAATTGGCGCCGATGCGCAGTCACACTCGTCCTACATTCGAAGCCGGGGCGAGGGCGAGTCCGCGGTACGGGCTGCGTTCTCCGGGGCGACGATTATCCGTCCTTCAGCAATGTTTGGGCCGGATGATGCATTTCTAATCCCGCTCATGAAGATGCTACGGATGTTTCCCGTCTTTCCGATGTTCGGACGCGGTCAGACTGCGCTTCAGCCCGCGTATGTGGAAGACGTTGGGGAGGCGATTGCGCGCTGTTTCAACGCCGCCGAGCCGGCAATGATTTACGAGTTAGCCGGTCCCAACACCTACACCTACAGGGAATTGCTTCAGGCGATCTGCAATTACCTGAATATCCGGCGCGTCCTCGCGCCAATGCCCATTACCGTGTGGAAGATGCTCGCTTTTGCCGGTGAATTCTTACCTGCTACTCCCGTCACATCGAACCAGGTCGAGCTTATGACCCAGGACAACGTCGCCTCTGGCAGGCATCCCGGTTTTGACGCTCTCGGCATTGAGCCGAGGGACATAGAGATTGTGCTGGCTTCTGCCAGACAGGGGTGA
- a CDS encoding DUF3072 domain-containing protein, translating to MSNKESAANIRKSPDDWVSGDGPMTDAQASYLQTLSEQAQQPLTFRKDLTKAEASKLIDEMRKKAGVE from the coding sequence ATGAGTAACAAGGAAAGCGCTGCCAACATTCGTAAGTCCCCCGACGATTGGGTGTCAGGGGACGGGCCGATGACCGACGCCCAAGCGTCTTACCTGCAGACCCTGTCAGAACAGGCACAACAGCCTCTTACCTTCAGAAAGGACCTCACCAAGGCGGAGGCGTCCAAGCTCATTGACGAGATGCGCAAAAAGGCTGGTGTCGAATAG
- a CDS encoding MBL fold metallo-hydrolase: MVRRQAPAFYRLMLGDFEVTVLSDGSNRLPATRLLRGDAAQIEAALKRGYLADVVETSHNSFLVNTGSKLILIDAGAGSLLGPGAGHLASNLRAAGYQPEQVDEVYLTHLHADHIGGLMTGQELTFPNAVVRVNRRDTDYWLSESNMQAAPADAKRFFQAAIASLTPYMRTSKLAVFDGDTDLVAGVRARAAYGHTPGHTMYMVESKGQRLLLWGDIVHVAAVQFDSPAVTIGYDVDVADAEREHWRQFADAADQGYLIGGAHISFPGLGQVRRDGERTYTYVPLNYSAGMG; this comes from the coding sequence ATGGTCAGACGTCAGGCGCCTGCGTTCTATCGGCTGATGCTCGGCGATTTCGAAGTGACAGTGCTCTCGGATGGCAGCAACAGGCTCCCGGCAACCAGGTTGCTGCGTGGCGATGCCGCTCAAATCGAAGCCGCACTGAAGCGCGGCTATCTCGCCGATGTCGTCGAGACGTCCCACAATTCTTTTTTGGTGAATACCGGCAGCAAGCTGATCTTGATCGATGCCGGCGCCGGATCATTGCTCGGACCGGGCGCAGGCCACCTTGCAAGCAACCTCCGCGCGGCCGGTTATCAGCCGGAGCAGGTCGACGAAGTCTATCTCACGCATTTGCATGCCGACCACATCGGCGGCCTGATGACGGGACAGGAACTCACATTTCCGAACGCGGTCGTGCGCGTCAACAGACGGGATACCGATTACTGGCTGAGCGAATCCAATATGCAAGCGGCCCCCGCCGACGCGAAGCGGTTCTTTCAGGCTGCCATCGCATCGCTCACCCCGTACATGCGCACCAGCAAGCTCGCCGTATTCGACGGCGATACCGATCTCGTCGCCGGCGTGCGGGCGCGCGCCGCCTATGGCCACACGCCCGGACACACCATGTATATGGTCGAGAGCAAGGGACAGCGACTGCTGCTCTGGGGCGACATCGTCCATGTGGCCGCGGTGCAGTTCGACAGCCCTGCCGTTACGATCGGCTATGACGTGGACGTCGCCGACGCCGAACGAGAGCACTGGCGCCAATTCGCTGATGCGGCAGACCAAGGCTACCTGATCGGCGGAGCGCATATCTCGTTTCCGGGTCTCGGCCAAGTGCGCCGCGACGGCGAGAGAACATACACCTATGTGCCGCTCAACTACTCGGCCGGAATGGGCTAA
- a CDS encoding MarR family transcriptional regulator produces MKGDAQRWAELADCMLVIAREIQFRGYKDPRAVSLTATEGMVMRYMQDHPIAAPKQIAAAVGLQRSNLSTLMAGLERRGLIERTMSEGDRRGVTVRLTEAGRRNYMIVRREWAAAVAKAAENDTRGLEGTLGLLKDIAAGLIAMRPETPGRDMSRAEA; encoded by the coding sequence GTGAAGGGTGATGCGCAACGGTGGGCAGAGCTGGCCGACTGTATGCTCGTCATCGCGCGCGAAATCCAGTTTCGCGGCTACAAGGACCCGCGGGCGGTGTCACTCACCGCAACCGAGGGGATGGTCATGCGGTACATGCAGGACCATCCGATCGCCGCCCCCAAGCAGATCGCCGCAGCCGTTGGACTCCAGCGCAGCAATCTTTCGACGCTCATGGCCGGCCTCGAGAGGAGGGGTCTGATCGAGCGCACCATGTCGGAAGGCGATCGGCGCGGCGTCACGGTCCGCCTCACGGAGGCCGGACGCCGCAATTATATGATCGTCCGGCGCGAATGGGCGGCTGCGGTCGCCAAGGCAGCAGAAAATGACACGCGCGGCCTGGAGGGGACCTTAGGCCTGCTCAAGGACATTGCGGCTGGTCTCATCGCGATGCGACCAGAAACGCCAGGCCGGGACATGAGCCGCGCGGAAGCGTGA
- a CDS encoding adenylate/guanylate cyclase domain-containing protein encodes MNAPPNIDPVPAHSDGDLVHWLTNDTRDERFIDNIFAELCLRLQRAGIPVKRATLHLLIHHPQWLGARIMWADGMREAELARVDYDVRERSEFIGSPANEIHDGATEVRENLERDPSLGRKHAIYDEMRAKGLTDYVAWPLYHTLGKRHIVTFATDRPGGFDNAHIARLLKLLPVLALVSEIRMKNRLARTLLETYVGSHAGELILAGATRRGSGTTVRAAIMICDLRDFTKISDNWPRDDVIDLLNGYFDAMSEPIARHGGEILKFIGDGLLAIFPLSQPQACANLLHAVAEARQAMVALNEKNGETGRAPLNYGIGVHVGDVMYGNIGSRSRLDFTVIGPAVNMASRLETLTKQLGRTVLLSRAFADFVERDFDLEHVGEHPVRGFNDPIELFAYHG; translated from the coding sequence ATGAACGCGCCGCCAAACATCGATCCCGTCCCTGCGCATTCCGACGGCGACCTTGTGCACTGGCTGACAAATGACACACGCGATGAGCGCTTCATTGACAATATTTTCGCCGAGCTGTGTCTCCGGCTCCAGCGAGCCGGCATTCCCGTCAAGCGGGCGACGCTTCATCTCCTGATCCATCATCCGCAATGGCTCGGCGCCCGGATCATGTGGGCCGACGGGATGCGCGAGGCCGAGCTTGCGCGAGTTGACTACGATGTCAGGGAGCGATCCGAATTCATCGGTAGTCCCGCCAACGAAATCCATGACGGTGCCACCGAGGTGCGCGAGAATCTCGAACGCGATCCATCGCTGGGCCGCAAGCACGCCATCTATGACGAGATGCGGGCGAAAGGCCTGACCGACTATGTGGCGTGGCCGCTGTACCATACGCTCGGCAAGCGGCATATCGTGACTTTTGCAACCGACCGGCCGGGAGGTTTCGACAACGCGCACATCGCCCGCCTGTTGAAGCTGTTGCCGGTTCTGGCGCTGGTCAGCGAAATCCGTATGAAGAATCGCCTGGCGCGAACGCTGCTGGAAACCTATGTCGGGTCGCATGCCGGCGAACTCATTCTGGCCGGCGCCACCAGGCGCGGAAGCGGGACGACGGTACGCGCCGCCATCATGATCTGCGATCTCCGTGATTTCACCAAGATTTCCGACAACTGGCCGCGCGATGACGTCATTGATCTTCTCAACGGCTATTTCGACGCGATGTCGGAGCCGATTGCGCGACATGGCGGGGAAATTCTGAAATTCATCGGCGACGGCCTGCTCGCCATTTTTCCGCTCAGCCAGCCTCAAGCCTGCGCAAATCTGCTGCATGCCGTGGCCGAGGCCCGTCAGGCCATGGTTGCCCTGAACGAAAAGAACGGCGAAACCGGTCGTGCGCCGCTGAATTACGGCATCGGCGTCCACGTCGGAGACGTCATGTACGGCAATATCGGGTCGCGCAGCCGGCTCGACTTCACCGTCATCGGCCCTGCTGTCAACATGGCTTCGCGTCTCGAAACCCTCACCAAACAACTGGGCAGAACGGTGCTGCTGTCCCGCGCGTTTGCCGACTTCGTCGAACGCGATTTCGATCTCGAACACGTCGGCGAACATCCGGTCCGCGGCTTCAACGACCCAATCGAGCTGTTTGCGTATCACGGCTGA
- a CDS encoding VOC family protein, translating into MRMRYVRVLVTELAAARKFYAQILGLDILWEHENKAIGFDLGPVLIVEDVSSEEDRKERDLAGRYVGCSIEVEDIQATYSELVAKGVHFTAPPEKQEWGGTLAHFEDAAGNLLTLVG; encoded by the coding sequence ATGCGCATGCGTTATGTCAGGGTGCTCGTGACCGAGCTGGCAGCCGCCAGGAAGTTCTACGCTCAAATTCTAGGATTGGATATACTGTGGGAGCACGAGAACAAGGCGATCGGATTTGATCTCGGTCCCGTGTTGATTGTCGAAGACGTGTCTTCAGAGGAAGACCGTAAGGAGCGAGACCTTGCAGGCCGCTACGTGGGGTGTTCGATAGAAGTCGAGGATATTCAAGCCACGTATTCCGAACTTGTGGCGAAGGGCGTGCACTTTACTGCTCCACCTGAAAAGCAGGAATGGGGTGGCACGCTCGCGCATTTCGAAGACGCTGCCGGAAACCTTTTGACCCTGGTTGGCTGA